The Thermodesulfatator atlanticus DSM 21156 genome contains the following window.
TTGAAAAGAAGCTCTCCTTGAGTGGTAAAGGGAAGAGTTAAGACCACTAGCACAAGAAAAAGATTGACCAGGCCTAAGCGGCGTAAAACGTAGCCTACTGCAAAACCACTCAGGCCCAGGCAGATAACTGAAAAAATTCCTGCCAAGAAAAGAAGCTTAAAACTATTGCTGACCGCCACAATGATGGCAAAGTCAAGAGCAAGAAGCAGTTTAACCCGCGGATCTCTTCGCCTTAAAAAAGATTCTTTCATTTGTTTTTGCGTGCCTGCAAAAGTGCCCAGAGTCCAAATAAACCAAAGATGTAACCTATACCACCGAAAATTTCAGCAAGAGAGGGTTTATCAAGCTTGCGGGCGAGCTCGTTTAGCATCTGGTAAAAGGGAGAGATTTCTTTTTTGACCTCTTCACGGACGATTTTTCTGAGCTCAGCTTCGTTAATAGTGGACGCAGGTATTGCTTGAGGTGTTTGCGGCTGAGTGGAAACGGTTTCCTGAGACGGAGGTTCTTCAGTCGTCCCTTTTAAAGATAGTTTCATTTCTGCCCGATGCCCCATTTCTGCCCAGGCGATAATCTTTACCTGGCTAAGCCCTTTGGGAAGAGGAAGCTCAAAACTTCCTTCCTGGTTGGTCTTGGTTTCAGCCAAAATTTTTTCTTCACCGACAGGGCAAAGGGTGACTCTAGTGCCCTTAGCAGGGGAGCCGTCGTTAAAGTAAACCTCTCCTTTGATAGCATTTCCTTCCACATACGCGAAAACGCTGATCTTATGGGCATAAACATTAGCTGACAAGAGTACTAGAAAAAGCACTCCTAAAATAATTTTTTTCACGATTATTCCTCCTTGAGAAAAATTTCAGGACGGACTTTTTTGAGAAAGCTCACCAGCAAGACGGTAATGATTCCTTCGATGAGCATAACGGGTAGATGGGCTGCAAGAATTAATTTGGCTGAGGTGTAAAAACTTTCACCGGTAAAAACGAGCTCTAATGCCACCAATATGCCACTTATCAAAATGGCCAAGGCCCCGGACAAAAACGCCCCTATACCAACTAGAAGAGGTTTTTGACTCTTTATAAGGGGTCTAAAAAGATATATAAGGGGTCTAAAAAGATAATAGACCACCACACCCCCAAAGGCCATGTTAAAGGTGTTTACCCCAAGGGTTGTTAGACCACCGAATTGGAAAAGAATTGCTTGTAAAAAAAGCGCTACCAGAAGTGCCGGAAAAGTAGCAAGCCCAAGGATTATGCCTACTAGACCGTTTAACACCAGATGGACCGAGCTTGGCCCAAGAGGCACATGAACCAACGAAGCCACAAAAAAAGCCGCAGAAAGAAGCGCCACCTGCGGAATCCTTTCCGGGCTAAGTTTACGCAAACCTAAAAAAGTTCCCACGGTTGTGGCTGCTGCTCCGGCAATCAAGACCGGAGCAGCAAGCACTCCTTCTGAAATATGCATTAACGCACTCCTTCAGGGCGAGGATAGGCCTTAATCCAGATGACGGCATCAAGTTCAACAGGATATTCTTTGCCGCCTTTTTTGATTGTTCCTCCGTCTCCAAGGGCAGAAAATCCCCACCAGCCAGCCCAGGGCACTGTGTAAACAAAAATGCCATTTTCGTCTGTTTTTACCACCTGGGTAACAAAGGGATCTTTGGGCGCATGGGCACGGCCGTCTTTGTTGTAGTATTCGACTTCGACTTCGATATTCGGAGCAGGCTTTCCGTTGATCACCACCAAGCCGCGAAAGGTGTTTCCTTCCCAAAAACCATAAGGCCTGGTAAGCGGGATAATCTCTGCCTTAAGCCCTACGGGTTGATCCCAGCCTTCTTCCGCCCCAAAGGCGTTAACAACTACTTTGGTAATCTGCTTGATGTACTTTTCTTCTGCGGGTTCAAAATATGGCTTGGGAACAACATAGAAGATGTGGTCTCCAGGGCGACGCAGCTGATAAGTTGCCTTCCAGGCCGTGGCGGTGCCTTTTTCTTTTTGAGCTTCAGAATGCCAGGCAGGATAAAAAGGCAGCTTAATGGGCTTAAGAGAACTCATGAGATCTATCTTCTTGCCACGAATCATCACGCCAAAGGCTTCCGGGCGAGCCATTTCC
Protein-coding sequences here:
- the cbiM gene encoding cobalt transporter CbiM, with the protein product MHISEGVLAAPVLIAGAAATTVGTFLGLRKLSPERIPQVALLSAAFFVASLVHVPLGPSSVHLVLNGLVGIILGLATFPALLVALFLQAILFQFGGLTTLGVNTFNMAFGGVVVYYLFRPLIYLFRPLIKSQKPLLVGIGAFLSGALAILISGILVALELVFTGESFYTSAKLILAAHLPVMLIEGIITVLLVSFLKKVRPEIFLKEE
- a CDS encoding DUF4198 domain-containing protein, yielding MKRLFSVISLLLLVFAMPAWAHFQLLIPSDDIVSVNDNRSVSLFLCFTHPMEGGPNMEMARPEAFGVMIRGKKIDLMSSLKPIKLPFYPAWHSEAQKEKGTATAWKATYQLRRPGDHIFYVVPKPYFEPAEEKYIKQITKVVVNAFGAEEGWDQPVGLKAEIIPLTRPYGFWEGNTFRGLVVINGKPAPNIEVEVEYYNKDGRAHAPKDPFVTQVVKTDENGIFVYTVPWAGWWGFSALGDGGTIKKGGKEYPVELDAVIWIKAYPRPEGVR